One segment of Argiope bruennichi chromosome 11, qqArgBrue1.1, whole genome shotgun sequence DNA contains the following:
- the LOC129957020 gene encoding protein yippee-like 5 encodes MGKLFLRHIGGTRLFLCASCDTVLTNRGELISTRFTGATGRAFLFNRAVNLVYSEVQDRVMLTGRHMVRDVSCKNCDTKLGWIYEFATEENQRYKEGRVILERALVTESDGIEEKV; translated from the exons AtgggaaaactttttttaagacaTATTGGAGGTACCCGTCTCTTTTTGTGTGCCAGCTGTGATACTGTCTTGACCAATCGTGGAGAATTGATAAGTACACGATTTACTGGAGCTACAGGAAGGGCATTCCTATTCAACAGAGCTGTCAACCTTGTATACAg TGAAGTACAAGACCGGGTAATGCTGACAGGTCGTCACATGGTACGTGATGTTTCCTGCAAAAACTGTGATACCAAACTTGGCTGGATTTACGAGTTTGCCACCGAAGAGAACCAACGCTACAAGGAGGGTCGTGTGATCCTTGAGCGAGCATTGGTTACTGAAAGTGATGGAATTGAAGAGAAGGTGTGA